A single Lactuca sativa cultivar Salinas chromosome 8, Lsat_Salinas_v11, whole genome shotgun sequence DNA region contains:
- the LOC111899321 gene encoding protein C2-DOMAIN ABA-RELATED 10 — translation MEGILGLLKLRVKRGINLAVRDAKSSDPYLVATLDGQKTKTKVIKGNCNPIWDDELTLTMRDPKTPISIAVYDRDRFSNDDSMGVADIDVKPYIECLKKGLDLKNVPNGTKLERIQPKKQNYLSDESCIVWENGKIVQDMVVRLTDVECGEVVLQIELIPVTGCKLHV, via the exons ATGGAAGGCATCCTCGGATTATTGAAGTTGCGAGTGAAGAGAGGGATTAATCTTGCAGTTCGTGACGCCAAAAGCAGCGATCCTTATCTCGTTGCCACCTTGGATGGCCAG AAAACAAAGACAAAGGTTATCAAGGGGAACTGCAATCCTATATGGGATGATGAATTGACTCTCACCATGAGGGATCCCAAAACTCCAATTAGTATT GCTGTGTACGACAGGGATAGGTTTAGCAATGATGATAGTATGGGTGTGGCAGACATAGATGTAAAACCCTACATTGAATGCCTTAAAAAGGGTTTGGACTTGAAAAACGTCCCAAATGGTACAAAACTCGAACGTATCCAACCCAAAAAGCAAAACTATTTATCCGATGAGAGCTGCATTGTTTGGGAGAATGGAAAAATTGTACAAGACATGGTTGTTCGATTGACAGATGTTGAATGTGGTGAAGTTGTACTCCAAATAGAGTTGATTCCTGTTACGGGTTGTAAATTACATGTTTAG